A single Dunckerocampus dactyliophorus isolate RoL2022-P2 chromosome 2, RoL_Ddac_1.1, whole genome shotgun sequence DNA region contains:
- the LOC129177760 gene encoding protein FAM117A-like isoform X1: MSGRSGAVVGPQPLKATIPYQLASKHRAKGRAGKSAGKSKPQQLSPGMRRTMSLDAIIGPYLQGHWPKEREGDLCRKDKSTQTPNSWSDKTQSRRDGNDVNGSTTTTTTSSTTNHHKRSASWGSAEQLQEIAKLKPLPQRGKPAISGGHDKDRQRGFALGTCSLGTTQTQPIPIPLTPLSTLVPRLRRSVEGLNQELEGMFVCQPAHQQHQFLEVPDGHRAPVPPQSCSSGSQSDPASVTPHSLSSASSSPCSTSEDAPVDVHQGLGLLSPVPCLSEADLSLPLLISSSPGPNKSCCFQREPPEGCEKIRVWEETSTSNLPKPVVVVSSCPDPNKVNFTPHGGSAFCPVSLLNPLLPSMDLLFCSLAVSSHGGSHACNTVDPLTTATSGEGCPHNDSF, encoded by the exons ATGTCAGGCCGGAGTGGAGCTGTTGTGGGCCCGCAGCCCCTCAAGGCGACCATCCCCTATCAGCTGGCCAGCAAGCACCGAGCCAAAGGCAGGGCTGGGAAGTCAG CCGGGAAGAGCAAACCGCAGCAGCTGAGCCCCGGCATGAGGAGAACCATGTCTCTGGACGCCATCATCGGGCCCTACCTGCAGGGCCACTGGCCTAAAGAACGAGAAGGCGACTTGTGTCGCAAGGACAAATCCACTCAG ACCCCAAACTCCTGGTCAGACAAAACACAGAGCAGGAGGGATGGCAACGATGTCAACggcagcaccaccaccaccaccaccagcagcaCCACCAACCACCACAAACGCTCAGCATCATGGGGCAGTGCTGAGCAGCTCCAGGAA ATCGCCAAACTAAAACCGCTGCCGCAGCGCGGCAAGCCTGCCATCTCGGGGGGACACGACAAAGACCGCCAGCGTGGCTTCGCTCTGGGGACATGTAGCCTAGGAACCACTCAG ACTCAGCCCATTCCCATCCCATTGACTCCCCTGTCTACGCTGGTCCCTCGCCTGCGCCGCAGCGTGGAAGGCCTCAACCAGGAGCTGGAGGGCATGTTTGTCTGTCAGCCGGCACATCAGCAGCACCAG TTTCTGGAGGTTCCAGATGGACACCGTGCTCCTGTACCACCTCAGAGCTGCAGCAGCGGATCTCAGAGCGACCCGGCCTCCGTGACGCCTCATTCACTGTCTTCCGCTTCATCCTCACCATGCTCCACATCTGAAGACGCTCCTGTGGACGTGCATCAAG gcTTGGGTCTCCTGTCTCCGGTTCCATGCCTGAGTGAGGCCGACCTCTCGCTGCCTCTGCTTATCTCCTCCTCGCCTGGACCCAACAAGAGCTGCTGCTTCCAGAGAGAGCCTCCTGAGGGCTGTGAAAAAATCAGAGTCTGGGAGGAGACCAG TACCTCCAACCTGCCCAAGCCAGTGGTGGTTGTCTCCTCCTGCCCAGACCCCAACAAGGTAAACTTTACCCCCCATGGGGGCTCCGCCTTCTGCCCCGTCAGCCTCCTTAACCCCCTCCTCCCCTCCATGGACCTGCTGTTCTGTAGCCTGGCCGTGTCCAGCCACGGGGGATCACATGCCTGCAACACGGTCGATCCTCTTACCACCGCCACTTCTGGTGAAGGATGTCCACACAATGATTCCTTCTAA
- the LOC129177760 gene encoding protein FAM117A-like isoform X2: MSGRSGAVVGPQPLKATIPYQLASKHRAKGRAGKSAGKSKPQQLSPGMRRTMSLDAIIGPYLQGHWPKEREGDLCRKDKSTQTPNSWSDKTQSRRDGNDVNGSTTTTTTSSTTNHHKRSASWGSAEQLQEIAKLKPLPQRGKPAISGGHDKDRQRGFALGTCSLGTTQTQPIPIPLTPLSTLVPRLRRSVEGLNQELEGMFVCQPAHQQHQFLEVPDGHRAPVPPQSCSSGSQSDPASVTPHSLSSASSSPCSTSEDAPVDVHQGLGLLSPVPCLSEADLSLPLLISSSPGPNKSCCFQREPPEGCEKIRVWEETSTSNLPKPVVVVSSCPDPNKPGRVQPRGITCLQHGRSSYHRHFW, translated from the exons ATGTCAGGCCGGAGTGGAGCTGTTGTGGGCCCGCAGCCCCTCAAGGCGACCATCCCCTATCAGCTGGCCAGCAAGCACCGAGCCAAAGGCAGGGCTGGGAAGTCAG CCGGGAAGAGCAAACCGCAGCAGCTGAGCCCCGGCATGAGGAGAACCATGTCTCTGGACGCCATCATCGGGCCCTACCTGCAGGGCCACTGGCCTAAAGAACGAGAAGGCGACTTGTGTCGCAAGGACAAATCCACTCAG ACCCCAAACTCCTGGTCAGACAAAACACAGAGCAGGAGGGATGGCAACGATGTCAACggcagcaccaccaccaccaccaccagcagcaCCACCAACCACCACAAACGCTCAGCATCATGGGGCAGTGCTGAGCAGCTCCAGGAA ATCGCCAAACTAAAACCGCTGCCGCAGCGCGGCAAGCCTGCCATCTCGGGGGGACACGACAAAGACCGCCAGCGTGGCTTCGCTCTGGGGACATGTAGCCTAGGAACCACTCAG ACTCAGCCCATTCCCATCCCATTGACTCCCCTGTCTACGCTGGTCCCTCGCCTGCGCCGCAGCGTGGAAGGCCTCAACCAGGAGCTGGAGGGCATGTTTGTCTGTCAGCCGGCACATCAGCAGCACCAG TTTCTGGAGGTTCCAGATGGACACCGTGCTCCTGTACCACCTCAGAGCTGCAGCAGCGGATCTCAGAGCGACCCGGCCTCCGTGACGCCTCATTCACTGTCTTCCGCTTCATCCTCACCATGCTCCACATCTGAAGACGCTCCTGTGGACGTGCATCAAG gcTTGGGTCTCCTGTCTCCGGTTCCATGCCTGAGTGAGGCCGACCTCTCGCTGCCTCTGCTTATCTCCTCCTCGCCTGGACCCAACAAGAGCTGCTGCTTCCAGAGAGAGCCTCCTGAGGGCTGTGAAAAAATCAGAGTCTGGGAGGAGACCAG TACCTCCAACCTGCCCAAGCCAGTGGTGGTTGTCTCCTCCTGCCCAGACCCCAACAAG CCTGGCCGTGTCCAGCCACGGGGGATCACATGCCTGCAACACGGTCGATCCTCTTACCACCGCCACTTCTGGTGA
- the LOC129176733 gene encoding RUN domain-containing protein 3A-like: MEPVCVAMGDVSKNPSSRSVAVERKNLITVCRFSVKTLLEKYTAEPIDDSSEEFINFAAILEHILSHRFKGCGSWFDGQRSFWDFIRLTCAKVPNSCIHSIESMENISPSRAKGRAWMRVALMEKRLSEYVSTALRDTRTTRRFYAEGAIMLREEATVLTGMLIGLGAIDFSFCLKGEALDGKSSAVVDYTPYLKFTQSYDYVSDDDDDRRSINSSTSDDSAPEHPYVPLVPDEESWSTKCRKMEQRFKIVNAQKSYLEELVHLRESQLKNTEAENKRLKAHLEALHGQSQQEKKELEDVVLELQEQLTSLIPCDTSHLAKDLAIPLVNQWPLLEPYSSQDDVKLFRRRSFSSTELLSVEISLDSDPPRMEGKQNGGAWCTEKAYTPSLMGLCGSLGSFPSCKSLSSLKSSECLVNISTDNSPALSPS; encoded by the exons ATGGAGCCCGTCTGTGTGGCCATGGGTGATGTGTCGAAAAACCCATCCTCTCGGAGCGTGGCTGTAGAGAGGAAGAACCTCATCACCGTGTGCAG GTTTTCGGTTAAGACGCTCTTAGAGAAATACACGGCTGAGCCCATTGATGACTCATCAGAGGAGTTCATCAATTTTGCGGCCATCTTGGAGCACATCCTCAGCCACCGCTTTAAAG GCTGTGGAAGCTGGTTCGATGGCCAAAGAAGTTTCTGGGACTTCATCCGACTGACTTGTGCCAAAGTGCCCAACAGCTGCATTCACAGCATCGAGAGCATGGAAAATATCAGCCCCTCACGAGCTAAA GGCCGAGCCTGGATGAGAGTTGCCCTGATGGAGAAGAGGTTGTCGGAATACGTCTCGACTGCATTGAGGGACACCAGGACCACAAG GCGGTTCTATGCAGAGGGCGCCATCATGCTAAGAGAAGAAGCCACCGTGCTAACTGGGATGCTAATAGGCCTCGGAGCTATAGACTTTAG TTTCTGTCTTAAAGGGGAAGCCTTGGATGGCAAATCCTCTGCAGTTGTTGACTACACGCCATATTTGAAATTTACTCAAAG CTACGATTACGTGAGTGACGATGACGATGACAGGCGGAGCATCAACAGCAGCACGAGCGATGACAGCGCCCCCGAGCATCCGTACGTCCCCCTAGTCCCCGATGAGGAGAGCTGGAGCACCAAGTGTCGCAAGATGGAGCAGAGGTTCAAGATTGTCAATGCGCAGAAG AGTTACTTAGAGGAGCTGGTGCATCTGCGTGAGTCTCAGCTGAAGAACACTGAGGCGGAGAACAAGAGGCTCAAAGCCCACCTAGAAGCGCTCCACGGCCAGAGCCAGCAGGAGAAGAAGGAGCTGGAGGACGTCGTCCTGGAGCTTCAGGAGCAACT AACAAGTTTGATTCCATGCGATACCAGCCACTTGGCCAAAGACCTAGCCATCCCCTTAGTGAACCAATGGCCTCTACTTGAGCCCTACAGCAGCCAGGATGATGTCAAGCTCTTCCGCAG GAGGAGTTTTTCCAGCACAGAGCTGCTTTCAGTGGAGATCAGCCTGGATTCAGACCCCCCAAGGATGGAAGGGAAGCAGAACGGAGGCGCCTGGTGCACAG AAAAGGCCTACACCCCCTCCCTGATGGGACTTTGTGGCTCCTTAGGTTCCTTTCCTAGCTGCAAGTCTCTCTCAAGCCTCAAGTCCAGTGAGTGCCTGGTGAACATCAGCACTGACAACAGTCCTGCACTCTCTCCCAGCTAG